One window from the genome of Mustela lutreola isolate mMusLut2 chromosome 11, mMusLut2.pri, whole genome shotgun sequence encodes:
- the LOC131811484 gene encoding immunoglobulin iota chain-like yields MVAARKQVCNGSTPGRAQEGAGPALRGPQEPWQHKGDRAQHVYTMSWTPALLVLLAHCIGCGSQPVLSQPPSVSSSLGTTIHLPCTLNGDHDVNVYSIYWYQQRPGHPPRFVLRYFSHSDNDQGPKIPPRFSGSKDVAKNTGYLNIAELQPEDEAMYYCAVGAQGMEKVRVMRREEKEPAAPGSQAPQDSHTVI; encoded by the exons ATGGTGGCGGCCAGGAAGCAGGTCTGCAATGGCTCCACCCCTGGGAGGGCACAGGAGGGTGCTGGCCCAGCCCTGAGAGGGCCCCAGGAACCGTGGCAGCACAAAGGAGACAGAGCCCAGCACGTCTACACCATGTCCTGGACTCCTGCCTTGCTGGTACTCCTCGCTCACTGCATAG GCTGTGGCTCCCAGCCAGTGCTGAGCCAGCCGCCGTCTGTGTCCTCGTCCCTCGGAACCACAATCCACCTGCCTTGCACCTTGAACGGAGACCATGACGTCAACGTTTACAGCATCTACTGGTACCAGCAGAGGCCCGGTCACCCTCCCAGATTCGTGCTGAGATATTTCTCCCACTCAGACAATGACCAGGGCCCCAAGATCCCCCCTCGCTTCTCCGGATCCAAAGATGTGGCCAAGAACACGGGGTATTTGAACATCGCAGAGCTGCAGCCTGAGGACGAGGCGATGTATTACTGTGCGGTGGGGGCCCAGGGCATGGAAAAGGTGAGGGTgatgaggagggaagaaaaggagcctgctgctccagggtcccaggcaccccaagactcaCATACCGTGATCTAA
- the LOC131811594 gene encoding cell division control protein 42 homolog, with amino-acid sequence MQTIKCVVVGDGAVGKTCLLISYTTNKFPSEYVPTVFDNYAVTVMIGGEPYTLGLFDTAGQEDYDRLRPLSYPQTDVFLVCFSVVSPSSFENVKEKWVPEITHHCPKTPFLLVGTQIDLRDDPSTIEKLAKNKQKPITPETAEKLARDLKAVKYVECSALTQKGLKNVFDEAILAALEPPEPKKSRRCVLL; translated from the coding sequence ATGCAGACAATTAAGTGTGTTGTTGTGGGTGATGGTGCTGTTGGTAAAACATGTCTCCTGATATCCTACACAACAAACAAATTTCCATCTGAGTATGTACCGACTGTTTTTGACAACTATGCAGTCACAGTTATGATTGGTGGAGAGCCATATACTCTTGGACTTTTTGATACTGCAGGGCAAGAGGATTATGACAGATTACGACCGCTGAGTTATCCACAAACAGATGTATTTCTAGTCTGTTTTTCAGTCGTCTCTCCATCCTCATTtgaaaatgtgaaggaaaagtgGGTTCCTGAGATAACTCACCATTGTCCAAAGACTCCTTTCTTGCTTGTTGGGACCCAAATTGATCTCCGAGATGACCCCTCTACGATTGAGAAACTTGCCAAGAACAAACAGAAGCCTATCACTCCAGAGACTGCTGAAAAGCTGGCCCGTGACCTGAAGGCGGTCAAGTATGTGGAGTGTTCTGCACTCACACAGAAAGGCCTAAAGAATGTATTTGACGAAGCAATATTGGCTGCCCTGGAGCCTCCCGAACCGAAGAAGAGCCGCAGGTGTGTGCTGCTATGA